From the Acidobacteriota bacterium genome, one window contains:
- the hrpB gene encoding ATP-dependent helicase HrpB codes for MSSRPPTPPAPRPPLPIDPLLPELAATLREHPAAVLRAETGAGKTTRVPPALLALGVAQAGRVIMLEPRRIAARAAARRIAAEWGVDVGEEIGYQVRFDRRWGPRTRILVVTEGVLLRMLQADPFLDGVDVVIFDEFHERRLDSDLALAMARRVQEARPELRLLVMSATLEAQPVAKYLGDCPILESEGRRYPVEIAYREDAERTSQPTDPRRTAETVARAVPQAFEAAGGDLLVFLPGVGEIHRVASMLEGWSRAEGISVLPLYGDLASGKQDAALRRQDRPRVVLATNVAESSVTVEGVRGVVDSGLARTLRYDPACGLNRLELGRISRASADQRTGRAGREASGYCLRLWSEHEQRGLPAWDTPEVRRVDLAGAVLQLAAWGETAPSAFPWFEAPDAPVLEQAQELLRHLGALDSRGGATALGQALVKIPTQPRLARLLVEAQHRGCLRRGALAAALMAERLPFERGWQGGRGHSSSDLLDRVEALEQFRHRRHAPAGLKEGTAHHVLRSARQLAGAARRQVDGGNQPKAPDDEDSFEALSRCLLAAFPDRLARRREAGNPPAEAGGRGSGSEVRGLMVGGRGVRLAPSSSVRGAELFLCLDVDAGRRGERTEAWVRQASAVERDWLPEELLSTAVEAEFDPQRRRVVAWRRRRFLDLVVEETEHPVPEEQAAEVLAAAALEQPEAALALDDPEVASFLARVESLRHWRPELELPVFGRETWARLLPVLSVGRRSFDDLRKAPLLDFLQGMLTPPQQQALKREAPERWKVPSGSQIRLRYEPGKPPILAVRIQELFGLRETPKVAGGRVPVLMHLLAPNQRPQQVTQDLASFWENTYPEVRKELAGRYPKHAWPEDPLTATPEHRPRRKRS; via the coding sequence ATGAGCTCTCGCCCTCCGACACCCCCCGCCCCCCGGCCTCCCTTACCCATCGACCCCTTGCTGCCGGAGCTGGCAGCAACCCTGCGCGAGCACCCCGCGGCAGTGCTGCGAGCGGAGACCGGTGCCGGCAAAACCACCCGCGTGCCCCCGGCCCTGCTGGCCCTCGGGGTCGCGCAAGCCGGCCGCGTGATCATGCTCGAGCCCCGGCGCATCGCCGCTCGCGCCGCCGCCCGGCGCATCGCGGCGGAGTGGGGCGTCGACGTGGGGGAGGAGATCGGTTACCAGGTCCGCTTCGATCGCCGCTGGGGCCCGCGCACCCGCATCCTCGTGGTCACCGAGGGCGTGCTGCTGCGCATGCTCCAAGCCGACCCTTTCCTCGACGGGGTCGACGTGGTGATCTTCGACGAATTCCATGAGCGGCGGCTGGACTCGGATCTAGCCCTCGCCATGGCCCGGCGGGTGCAAGAAGCGCGGCCGGAGCTGCGCCTGCTGGTGATGTCCGCCACCCTCGAAGCCCAGCCGGTGGCGAAGTATCTGGGGGATTGCCCGATCCTGGAAAGCGAAGGCCGCCGGTATCCGGTGGAGATCGCCTATCGAGAGGACGCCGAACGCACCTCCCAGCCGACGGACCCCCGGCGCACCGCCGAGACCGTGGCCCGAGCCGTGCCCCAAGCCTTCGAAGCCGCCGGAGGAGACTTGCTGGTCTTCCTCCCCGGCGTCGGCGAGATTCACCGGGTAGCCTCCATGCTGGAAGGCTGGAGCCGGGCCGAGGGAATCTCGGTGCTCCCCCTCTACGGCGACCTGGCCTCCGGCAAGCAGGATGCCGCCCTGCGCCGCCAGGATCGCCCGCGGGTGGTGCTGGCCACCAACGTGGCGGAGAGCTCCGTGACCGTCGAGGGGGTGCGCGGCGTGGTGGACTCAGGATTGGCCCGCACGTTGCGCTACGACCCGGCCTGCGGCCTCAACCGCCTGGAGCTGGGACGCATCAGCCGCGCCTCCGCCGACCAGCGCACCGGCCGCGCCGGCCGCGAGGCCTCCGGGTATTGCCTGCGGCTGTGGAGCGAGCACGAGCAACGGGGCTTGCCGGCCTGGGACACGCCGGAGGTGCGGCGGGTCGATCTGGCCGGCGCGGTGCTTCAACTCGCCGCCTGGGGAGAAACGGCCCCATCGGCGTTCCCTTGGTTTGAGGCGCCGGACGCCCCGGTGCTGGAGCAGGCTCAGGAGCTGCTCCGCCATCTGGGCGCCCTCGACTCCCGCGGCGGCGCCACCGCCCTGGGCCAGGCGCTGGTAAAGATCCCCACCCAACCCCGGCTGGCTCGGCTGCTGGTGGAAGCTCAGCATCGGGGCTGTCTGCGCCGGGGCGCCCTGGCCGCCGCGCTGATGGCGGAGCGATTGCCCTTCGAGCGTGGCTGGCAAGGAGGTCGCGGGCATTCTTCGTCGGATTTGCTAGACCGGGTGGAGGCGCTGGAACAATTCCGCCACCGCCGCCATGCCCCTGCCGGCCTCAAGGAAGGCACGGCTCATCACGTCCTACGCTCCGCACGCCAGCTGGCCGGAGCCGCCCGGAGGCAGGTTGACGGAGGGAACCAGCCCAAGGCTCCCGACGACGAAGATTCTTTCGAGGCCCTCTCCCGCTGCCTGTTGGCGGCGTTTCCGGACCGCTTGGCGCGGCGGCGGGAAGCCGGCAACCCACCGGCGGAAGCGGGCGGGCGAGGATCCGGCAGCGAGGTACGGGGCTTGATGGTCGGTGGCCGCGGCGTGCGCCTCGCCCCCTCCAGCTCGGTGCGCGGAGCCGAGCTTTTCCTCTGCCTGGACGTGGACGCCGGCCGCCGCGGCGAGCGCACGGAGGCGTGGGTGCGCCAGGCCTCGGCGGTGGAGCGGGACTGGCTGCCGGAGGAGCTGCTGAGCACGGCGGTGGAGGCGGAGTTCGATCCTCAACGCCGGCGGGTGGTGGCCTGGCGGCGGCGGCGGTTTTTGGATCTCGTGGTGGAGGAGACGGAGCATCCGGTGCCGGAGGAGCAGGCGGCGGAGGTCTTGGCGGCGGCGGCGTTGGAGCAGCCGGAGGCAGCGCTGGCGCTGGACGATCCGGAAGTGGCCAGTTTTCTGGCGCGGGTGGAGAGCCTCCGCCACTGGCGGCCGGAGTTGGAGCTGCCGGTCTTTGGTCGGGAAACCTGGGCAAGGCTGCTCCCGGTGCTCAGCGTCGGCCGCCGCTCCTTCGACGATCTGCGCAAGGCGCCGCTGCTGGATTTTCTCCAGGGCATGCTCACGCCGCCCCAGCAGCAGGCTCTGAAGCGAGAAGCACCGGAACGCTGGAAGGTCCCCAGCGGCAGCCAGATCCGCCTGCGCTATGAACCAGGCAAGCCCCCCATCCTCGCGGTGCGCATCCAGGAGCTTTTCGGTTTGCGGGAAACCCCCAAGGTCGCCGGCGGTCGCGTGCCGGTCCTGATGCACCTCCTGGCCCCCAACCAGCGCCCGCAGCAGGTGACCCAGGATCTGGCAAGCTTCTGGGAGAACACGTACCCGGAAGTGCGCAAGGAGCTCGCCGGCCGCTACCCCAAACACGCCTGGCCCGAAGACCCCCTCACCGCCACGCCTGAGCACCGGCCGCGGCGGAAACGTTCCTAG